TGTACTTGCCGCAGGAGCACTCCCAGTCGCGGGTGGGGCCGAAGATGCGCTCGCAGAAGAGGCCGCCCTTCTCCGGCTTGAAGGTCCGGTAGTTGATCGTCTCGGGGTTCTTGACCTCCCCCTTGGACCAGGAGCGGATCACCTCCGGGGAGGCGATGCGGATCGTCACCCGGTCGAAGGTGTGCTCGCTGCTCTCAAGCCCCAAAAACGCCTTTGCCGTTCTCTGGTCGGTCAAATTGGCATCCCCCCACCTTAGAATCCCAAATCCAATCCCGGCGCCGCAATCCCAGGCCCGAACCCAGATCCCCGGATCCCGGATCTGGAGTCCCGGTTTTCAGCCCCCCGCTCCACGGCTTCCGTCACGCCTTCTTCTCCGTCCTCACGTCGAGGCACAGGCTCTGCATCTCCTTGATGAGCACGTTGAACGACTCGGGCGTGCCCGCCTCGAGCGAGTTCTGCCCCTTCACGATCGACTCGTAGATCTTCGTCCGGCCGACCACGTCGTCGCTCTTGACGGTGAGGAGCTCCTGGAGGGCGTAGGCGGCGCCGTACGCCTCAAGCGCCCAGACCTCCATCTCGCCGAAACGCTGCCCTCCGAACTGCGCCTTGCCGCCGAGCGGCTGCTGCGTCACGAGCGAGTAGGGGCCGGTTGCGCGCGCGTGGATCTTGTCGGAGACAAGGTGGGAGAGCTTCATCATGTACAGGTACCCGACGGTCACCTCCTGCTCGAACCGGTCGCCGGTCCTGCCGTCGGAGAGCACCACCTTGCCGCTCGCCGGGAGCCCCGCCTGCTTCATCAGCTCCTTGATCTGCAGTTCGGTGATCCCGTTGAAGACCGGGGTGGTGACCTTGATCCCCAGCATCTTCGCCGCCCACCCGAGGTGGGTTTCCAGGAGCTGCCCCACGTTCATCCGGGAGGGCACCCCGAGGGGATTGAGCACCATGTCGACCGGCGTGCCGTCGGGGAGGAACGGCATATCCTCCTCGGGGAGGATCTTGGCGATGACGCCCTTGTTGCCGTGGCGCCCGGCCATCTTGTCCCCGACCTGGAGCTTGCGCTTGGACGCGACGTAGACCTTCACCTGCTTGATGAGGCCCGGGTCGAGTTCGTCGCCGCGCTTGAACTTGTCGATCTCGCGGCTCTCGGCCATCTCGGCCTCCTCGAGGGCGTGCATGAACTCGAGCAGGATCCGTTTGAGCTCGATCCCGGAGACGAAGGCGTCGTCCCCGCCCCCCTTGCCGTCCCGCTCCTCCTCGTCGTCCTCGATCTCGATATCGGAGAAGTCCACCTCCTGCAGCCGCTGCAGGTGGGGCTTCTTGATCTCGACGCCGGCGGGAATGATGACCTCCCCGGTCTGGATGTTGATGACCTGCCCGCGGGTCTGCTTGCCCTTCACGAGCTCCGCGAGCTTGGCGTCCCGCTCCTCCTTGATCTTGGCGATGCGTTTGCGGGACGCGTCGGTGATCTCCTTGATCCGGCGCCGCTCCTCGTGCCGCTCCTCGTCGGTCTGGGCGGCGTCCTTGCGGGAGAAGACCTTCACGTCCATCACGATCCCCTCGGTCCCGGACGGAACGGTCAGCGACGCGTCGCGCACGTCCGCGGCCTTCTCGCCGAAGATGGCCCTGAGCAGGCGCTCCTCCGGGGAGAGCTCGGTCTCGCTCTTGGGGGTGATCTTGCCGACCAGGATGTCGCCGGCCTTCACCTCGGCCCCGAGGCGGACGATCCCGTCCTCCCCGAGGTCCTTCAGCGCCTCCTCCCCCACGTTCGGGATGTCGCGGGTGATCTCTTCGCGCCCGAGCTTGGTGTCGCGCGCGCCGATCTCGAACTCCTCGATATGGATCGAGGTGTACGCATCCTCCATGACGAGCCGCTCGCTGATGAGGATGGCGTCCTCGAAGTTGTAGCCCCCCCACGGCATGAAGGCGACCAGGATGTTGCGCCCGAGCGCGAGTTCGCCGTCCTTCGTCGCGGGCCCGTCGGCGAGCACGTCGCCTTTCCGGATCCTGTCGCCCATCCGCACGACCGGGCGCTGGTTGATGCAGGTCCCCGCGTTCGAGCGGAAGTTCTTGATCAGCCGGTAGGTCCGGCACGCGTCCCGCTCGCGGTCGTCGCGGACGACGATCTTGGCGCCGTCCGCGTAGACGACCTCGCCGGGCCCCTGCGCGAGCGTCATCACGCCGGTGTCGCGCGCGACCTGCGTCTCGAGGCCGGTCACGACGATCGGGGCCTCGGTGGTGAGGAGCGGGACCGCCTGGCGCTGCATGTTCGAACCCATCAGGGCCCGGTTGGCGTCGTTGTGCTCGAGGAACGGGATCAGCCCCGCCGCCACGCTCACGAGCTGCTTGGGCGAGACGTCGATGAACTCGACCTTCCCGGGGGCGACATGGACGAACTCGCCGCGCTCCCTGGCCGAGACCAGCTCCTCGATCAGGCGGTTACGCTCGTCCACCTTCGCGTTCGCCTGGGCGATGACGTGCGTCTCCTCCTCGTCGGCGGTGAGCCAGACGGGCCCCCTGGCCATGTCGACACAGACCTTCCCGTCGCGCACCTCCCAGTACGGAGACTCGAGGAAGCCGTAGCTGTTCACGCGGGCGAAGGTGCTGAGCGAGGAGATGAGGCCGATGTTGGGCCCCTCCGGCGTCTCGATCGGGCAGATGCGCCCGTAGTGGCTCGTGTGGACGTCGCGGACCTCGAAGCCGGCGCGGTCGCGGCTCAGACCGCCCGGGCCCAGCGCCGAGAGCCGCCGCTTGTGCGTGATCTCGGCGAGCGGGTTCGTCTGGTCCATGAACTGGGAAAGCTGGCTGCGGCCGAAGAAGTCGCGGATCACGCTGGTGAACGCCTTGGGGTTGATGAGCCGGTGCGGGGTGACCGTCTCGGCGCTCATGTCGTAGACGTTCATCCGCTCCTTGGTGAGGCGCTCCATCCTGGCGAGGCCGATGCGGCACTGGTTCTGGAGGAGCTCGCCCACCGAGCGGACCCGGCGGTTGCCGAGGTGATCGATGTCGTCGAGCCGGCCGACCTCGCCGTGGCGCAGGCCGAGGAGATAGCGGCACGCCGCGGCGACGTCCTCCTTGCGGAGGATCCCGACGCGGTCGTTCACCTCCATCCCGAGCTTCTTGTTCAGCTTGAACCGGCCGACCCGGCCGAGGTCGTAGTGGCGCGGGTCGAAGAAGATCCGCTTGAGCATCGTCCGGGCGCTCGAGATATTCGCCGGGTCCCCGGGACGGAGGCGCTTGTAGATCTCCTTCAGCGCCTCGTCCTGCGAGTCGATCTGGCGCTGCCGGTCCCTCTCCAGCATCTGGAGCATGCCGCCGATCCCCATCTCCGACGCCGCCACCGCGACGCGCTTCACCCCCGCCTTCAGCAGCGACGCCTGCACGGACTTGGAGAGCTTCCCGCCGGGGACGGCGAGGGCGGCCTGCGTGGAGGGGTCGACGATCCGCTGGATGATCGTGCGCTCCGCGAGCGTTTTCTCGTCGGCCTCCGCCAAGGAGACCTCCTCCCTGCCGCAGATCGACTCGAGGATCGCCTCGTCGGTAACGTAGCCCGCCGCGCGGAGAAAGGTCGTGGCCTGGATCTTGCGCCTGCGCCGCCGCCGGTCGATGTAGAGGCTGATCGTGTCGTTGGCGTCGAGTTCGCCCTCGAGCCACGAGCCGCGGTACGGGATGATCCTGAACCAGTAGCTCGGCACCGCCTTCGGGCTCGACGGCTTCTCGAAACAGACCCCCGGCGAGCGGTGGAGCTGGCTGACGATGACGCGTTCGGCGCCGTTGATGATGAACGTCCCCTGCTCGGTCATCAGCGGGATGCTGCCGAAGTAGACCGTCTCCTCCTTGATGTTGCCGCTCTCGCAGAGGCGGAGGGTGACCCGGAGGGGCGCCGAGTAGGTGAGGCCGCGCCTGCGGCACTCGATCAGGTCGTACTTCGGACGGCCGAGATCGTAGCCCACGTATTCGAGGGAACAGGTCTCGTCGTAGCTCTTGATCGGGAAGACCTCCCTGAAGACCTCCTGAAGCCCCTTGAGTTTCCGCCGGGTGGGGAGCACGTCGGGCTGCAGGAACTCCTCATAGGACTGCGTCTGGATCTCGACGAGGTTGGGCATCGGGATCAACTCCCTCAGCCTCGAGTAATCGCGCACCGTCTTCTTCGCTGACATGGAACCCCTCTTCTACGCGCTGAACATCCCGCGCCGCGGCGCCTGCCGTGCCCGGCGCGCCGCCCCCCCCGCGTTCGACACAGGCGCTACTTGATCTCCACCGTGCCGCCGGCCGCGACGATCTTCTTCTTGATCTCCTCGGCCTCTTCCTTGGTGACGTTCTCCTTCACCGGTTTCGGGGCGCCCTCGACGAGGTCCTTGGCCTCCTTCAGGCCCAGGCTCGTGATCGCGCGCACCTCCTTGATCACCTGGATCTTCTTGTCTCCGGCGCCGGTCAGCACCACGGTGAAGGCGGTCTTCTCCTCCTTGGCCTCCGCGGGGGCCGCGGCGGCCGCGGCGACCGCGACGGGCGCGGCGGCGCTGACCCCGAACTCCGCCTCCATCGACTTCACCCACTCGGAGAGCTCGAGAACGGTGAGCCCCTTCACCATCTCCAAACCGAGCGCCTTGCGCTCCTCGGGCTTCAGCCCGTTGATCTGTTTGAGGATGGCCGCGAGTTCCCCCGACATCGCGGGGGCCGCCTCCGCCTTCGCCTCGTTCTTTTCCGCCTTGATTGTCTGCTCGGTCATCGCTTCCTCCTCCTCCGCCAACGGCCGCTTCTCACGCCGCCTGCTGTGGGTTGATTAGTGTGCCGCCCGTTTCCGGGCGACCTGGTCCAGTACGGACACGAACTGCCTGAGGATCCCCGAGAGCCCGCACACGAAGCCGGTGATCGGGGCCCGGACGCTCCCCAAGAACATCGCCATGAGCACCGGGCGCGCGGGCAGCGAGGCGAGCGCGCCCACCTCCGCCTCGGTGAGCAGCGCCCCGTCGAGGAACCCCGCCTTGACCCTCGGGCCCTGGTTCTTCTTCGCGAACTCGACGATGATCTTCGAGAAGGCGGCGCTGTTGCCGGCGGTGACCGCGAGGGCGGTCGGCCCCTCAAGCGCCCCCGCGAGCGGCGCCGCCCGCTCCTCGCCGAGGGCCCGCTTCAGGAGCCGGTTCTTGACCACCATGTACCGCGCGCCCCCCCGCTGCAGGAGGCCGCGCAGCTCGGTCATCGAGCTCGAAGAGAGGCCGGTGTGGTCCGTGACGATGAGCATCGCCCCTCCCTCGAGGAGCGCCTGCACAGATGCGACGATGCTTTTCTTCTCCGCGCGCATGGATAAAACCGTTTCTCGTTTCTCGTTTCCCGTTTCCCGTTTCCCGGGCCTTTTCGCGGCGCCGCACGCCGGCGCTACACGGTCGCGAACTCCTTCATCTCCACGGGGATCCCCGGCCCCATCGTGCTGGAGAGCACGCACCGTTTCAGGAAGACCCCCTTCACCGACGCGGGTTTGGCCTTGAGGAGCCCCTCGATGACGGTCCGGGCATTCTCCTCCAGGGCGCGAACGGCGAACGACCGCTTCCCGATCGGCACCTGCACGTTTCCGCCCTTGTCGGTCCTGAACTCTATCCTTCCGGCCTTCAGCTCCCTGACCGCCTTGCCGATCTCCCGGGTGACCGTGCCGGTCTTGGGGCTGGGCATCAGGCCTCGCGGGCCGAGGACCTTGCCGAGACGCCCGACCTCCTTCATCAGATCGGGGCTCGTCACGGCCATGTCGAACTCCGCCCACCCCCCGCTCACCTTCTTGATCAGCTCCTCGAAGCCGACGACATCGGCGCCGGCCTCCTTCGCCTCGTCGGCCTGCGCCCCCTTGGCGAAGACGACGATGCGCACCTTCTTGCCGGTCCCGTGCGGGAGCGCGACCGTCCCGCGGACGAGCTGGTCTGTCTGCTTCGGGTCGATCCCGAGGCAGAGGGCCATCTCGACCGTCTCGTCGAACTTCGCCGCGGGCAGCTCCCCGAGCAGTTTCACCGCGTCGGCGAGCGGATACCGTGTGCCCGCCGCGATCTTCTCCGCTCCCTGCCTGTAGCGCTTGCTCTTCTTCTTCACCGTGGCTCCTCGCGTCAGGGGATCAGCCCTCGACGACCTCCAAACCCATGCTGCGCGCGGTCCCCTCGATGATCCTCGCCGCCGCCTCCTCGCTCGCCGAGGTGAGATCCGCCGCCTTCTGTCGGGCGATCTCCCGCACCTGGCTCTTCGTCACCGTGCCGACCTTGTCCTTGCCCGCCGTCCCCGAGCCCACCGCGATATTGGCGGCCTTCTTCAAGAGCACCGCCGCGGGAGGCGACTTCAAGACGAAGGTGAACGAGCGGTCCTTGTAAACCGTGATGAGCACCGGGATCACCAGGCCGCCCTTGTCCTTGGTGGCGGCGTTGAACTGCTTGCAGAACTCCATGATGTTCACGCCGTGCTGCCCGAGGGCGGGCCCCACCGGCGGCGCGGGGTTCGCCTGTCCGGCCGGAATCTGCAGCTTGATGAGCGCTCCCACTTCCTTGGCCATGTCTTCCTCTTCTTCAGCCGCACGCTCTACGCGTACGGATTAGCGCGTATGGCGTACGGCTATTCCTTCTCCACCTGCCAGTACTCCAGCTCCACCGGCGTGGACCTGCCGAAGATCGTCACGAGCACCTTCAGCTTCCCGCGGTCCGGGT
This genomic interval from Chlamydiota bacterium contains the following:
- the rpoB gene encoding DNA-directed RNA polymerase subunit beta produces the protein MSAKKTVRDYSRLRELIPMPNLVEIQTQSYEEFLQPDVLPTRRKLKGLQEVFREVFPIKSYDETCSLEYVGYDLGRPKYDLIECRRRGLTYSAPLRVTLRLCESGNIKEETVYFGSIPLMTEQGTFIINGAERVIVSQLHRSPGVCFEKPSSPKAVPSYWFRIIPYRGSWLEGELDANDTISLYIDRRRRRRKIQATTFLRAAGYVTDEAILESICGREEVSLAEADEKTLAERTIIQRIVDPSTQAALAVPGGKLSKSVQASLLKAGVKRVAVAASEMGIGGMLQMLERDRQRQIDSQDEALKEIYKRLRPGDPANISSARTMLKRIFFDPRHYDLGRVGRFKLNKKLGMEVNDRVGILRKEDVAAACRYLLGLRHGEVGRLDDIDHLGNRRVRSVGELLQNQCRIGLARMERLTKERMNVYDMSAETVTPHRLINPKAFTSVIRDFFGRSQLSQFMDQTNPLAEITHKRRLSALGPGGLSRDRAGFEVRDVHTSHYGRICPIETPEGPNIGLISSLSTFARVNSYGFLESPYWEVRDGKVCVDMARGPVWLTADEEETHVIAQANAKVDERNRLIEELVSARERGEFVHVAPGKVEFIDVSPKQLVSVAAGLIPFLEHNDANRALMGSNMQRQAVPLLTTEAPIVVTGLETQVARDTGVMTLAQGPGEVVYADGAKIVVRDDRERDACRTYRLIKNFRSNAGTCINQRPVVRMGDRIRKGDVLADGPATKDGELALGRNILVAFMPWGGYNFEDAILISERLVMEDAYTSIHIEEFEIGARDTKLGREEITRDIPNVGEEALKDLGEDGIVRLGAEVKAGDILVGKITPKSETELSPEERLLRAIFGEKAADVRDASLTVPSGTEGIVMDVKVFSRKDAAQTDEERHEERRRIKEITDASRKRIAKIKEERDAKLAELVKGKQTRGQVINIQTGEVIIPAGVEIKKPHLQRLQEVDFSDIEIEDDEEERDGKGGGDDAFVSGIELKRILLEFMHALEEAEMAESREIDKFKRGDELDPGLIKQVKVYVASKRKLQVGDKMAGRHGNKGVIAKILPEEDMPFLPDGTPVDMVLNPLGVPSRMNVGQLLETHLGWAAKMLGIKVTTPVFNGITELQIKELMKQAGLPASGKVVLSDGRTGDRFEQEVTVGYLYMMKLSHLVSDKIHARATGPYSLVTQQPLGGKAQFGGQRFGEMEVWALEAYGAAYALQELLTVKSDDVVGRTKIYESIVKGQNSLEAGTPESFNVLIKEMQSLCLDVRTEKKA
- the rplL gene encoding 50S ribosomal protein L7/L12; this translates as MSGELAAILKQINGLKPEERKALGLEMVKGLTVLELSEWVKSMEAEFGVSAAAPVAVAAAAAAPAEAKEEKTAFTVVLTGAGDKKIQVIKEVRAITSLGLKEAKDLVEGAPKPVKENVTKEEAEEIKKKIVAAGGTVEIK
- a CDS encoding 50S ribosomal protein L10, with translation MRAEKKSIVASVQALLEGGAMLIVTDHTGLSSSSMTELRGLLQRGGARYMVVKNRLLKRALGEERAAPLAGALEGPTALAVTAGNSAAFSKIIVEFAKKNQGPRVKAGFLDGALLTEAEVGALASLPARPVLMAMFLGSVRAPITGFVCGLSGILRQFVSVLDQVARKRAAH
- a CDS encoding 50S ribosomal protein L1 — its product is MKKKSKRYRQGAEKIAAGTRYPLADAVKLLGELPAAKFDETVEMALCLGIDPKQTDQLVRGTVALPHGTGKKVRIVVFAKGAQADEAKEAGADVVGFEELIKKVSGGWAEFDMAVTSPDLMKEVGRLGKVLGPRGLMPSPKTGTVTREIGKAVRELKAGRIEFRTDKGGNVQVPIGKRSFAVRALEENARTVIEGLLKAKPASVKGVFLKRCVLSSTMGPGIPVEMKEFATV
- the rplK gene encoding 50S ribosomal protein L11, giving the protein MAKEVGALIKLQIPAGQANPAPPVGPALGQHGVNIMEFCKQFNAATKDKGGLVIPVLITVYKDRSFTFVLKSPPAAVLLKKAANIAVGSGTAGKDKVGTVTKSQVREIARQKAADLTSASEEAAARIIEGTARSMGLEVVEG